A region of Neovison vison isolate M4711 chromosome 7, ASM_NN_V1, whole genome shotgun sequence DNA encodes the following proteins:
- the ATG16L2 gene encoding protein Atg16l2 isoform X2 has protein sequence MAGSGPLGVPTARWKRHIVRQLRQRDRAQKALFLELVPAYNRLLEKAELLAWISEKLQPEPNDVTPTTLQGPWEEDSGPDSDEIPSPTTLRVKWQEEEEGLRRVCGEMSYQVVEKSAALGALESTLEERQSRLAALEAHVAELQEARARHARQVDAQRELNAAQRVAYEALRAHARLQEAALRRLEEEARDLLERLVQRKARAAAERNLRLERHEKAKQAQVSLELKKAAKRTVSISESPNTVSQWIREEAETLAPTAEPLTLKSEAGDKWKRPFSFKKRRGHSVGGAPEQRYQSIPVCVAARPPTQVQDVLDAHLSEVNAVCFGPSSSLLATGGADRLIQLWNVVGGRLEANQTLEGAGGSITSVDFDPSGSQVLAATYNQAAQIWKVGEIRSKETLSGHTDKVTAAKFKLTRHQAVTGSRDRTVKEWDLGRAYCSRTINVLSYCNDVVCGDHVIISGHYDQKIRFWDSRVPCCTQVIPVQGRVTSLNLSYDQLHLLSCSRDDTLKVIDLRVSNIRQVFRADGFRCGSDWTKAVFSPDRSYALAGSWDGALYIWDVDTGKLEGSLRGPHCTAINAVAWCASGSHVVSVDQARKVVLWR, from the exons ATGGCGGGGTCTGGGCCCCTCGGCGTGCCGACCGCCCGCTGGAAACGCCACATAGTGCGGCAACTTCGGCAGCGGGACCGCGCGCAGAAGGCCCTCTTCCTGGAGCTGGTGCCGGCCT ATAACCGTCTCCTAGAGAAGGCTGAGTTGCTGGCCTGGATCTCAGAGAAGCTGCAGCCAGAGCCAAATGATGTCACTCCCACTACCCTGCAGGGCCCCTG GGAGGAGGACTCGGGGCCTGACTCAGATGAAATCCCATCACCAACCACTCTGAGGGTGAAGtggcaagaggaggaggaggggctccGGCGGGTCTGTGGTGAG ATGTCCTACCAGGTGGTGGAGAAGAGCGCTGCCCTGGGCGCCCTGGAGTCGACGCTGGAGGAGCGGCAAAGCAG GCTGGCGGCTCTGGAGGCGCACGTGGCGGAGCTGCAGGAGGCGCGGGCGCGGCACGCGCGGCAAGTGGACGCACAGCGGGAGCTGAACGCAGCGCAGCGGGTAGCCTACGAGGCGCTGCGCGCGCACGCCAGGCTCCAGGAGGCGGCCCTGCGCAGGCTGGAGGAGGAGGCGCGGGACCTGCTCGAGCGGCTAGTGCAGCGCAAGGCGCGCGCCGCCGCGGAGCGCAACCTGCGCCTTGAGCGCCACGAGAA GGCAAAGCAGGCGCAGGTGTCCTTGGAGCTGAAGAAGGCTGCCAAGCGGACAGTCAGCATCAGCGA GAGCCCAAACACTGTAAGCCAGTGGATCAGAGAGGAGGCTGAGACTCTGGCCCCGACTGCTGAGCCCCTAACCCTGAAGAGTGAGGCTGGTGACAAGTGGAAGAGACCCTTCAG TTTCAAGAAGAGGAGAGGCCACTCGGTTGGGGGAGCTCCTGAGCAGCGATACCAGAGCatccctgtgtgtgtggctgccCGGCCTCCTACCCAAGTGCAGGATGTGCTG GATGCCCACCTCTCCGAGGTCAATGCTGTTTGTTTTGGTCCCAGCAGCAGCCTCCTGGCCACCGGAGGGGCTGACCGCCTCATCCAGCTCTGGAATGTTGTGGGAG GTCGTCTGGAGGCCAACCAAACCCTTGAAGGAGCTGGTGGCAGCATCACCAGTGTGGACTTCGACCCTTCG GGCTCACAGGTATTAGCAGCTACTTACAATCAGGCCGCCCAgatctggaaggtgggggagatACGGTCCAAG gagacaCTGTCTGGACACACAGACAAGGTGACGGCTGCCAAATTCAAGCTAACGAGGCATCAGGCGGTGACTGGGAGCCGAGACCGGACGGTGAAGGAGTGGGACCTCGGTCGTGCCTACT GCTCCAGGACCATCAATGTCCTTTCCTACTGTAATGATGTGGTGTGTGGGGACCATGTCATCATTAGTGGCCACTATGACCAGAAGATCCGGTTCTGGGACAGCAG GGTCCCCTGCTGCACCCAGGTCATCCCTGTGCAGGGCCGGGTCACCTCCCTGAACCTCAGCTATGACCAGCTGCATCTGCTCAGCTGTTCCCGAGATGACACGCTCAAGGTCATTGACCTTCGTGTCAGCAATATCCGCCAGGTGTTCAG GGCTGATGGCTTCAGGTGCGGTTCTGATTGGACCAAAGCTGTGTTCAG CCCGGACAGAAGCTATGCGCTggcaggttcctgggatggagccctttaCATCTGGGATGTAGACACCGGCAAGCTGGAGGGTAGTCTGCGGGGACCCCACTG CACTGCTATCAACGCTGTGGCCTGGTGTGCCTCGGGGAGCCATGTGGTGAGCGTGGACCAGGCCAGGAAGGTCGTGCTCTGGCGCTAG
- the ATG16L2 gene encoding protein Atg16l2 isoform X1 — protein MAGSGPLGVPTARWKRHIVRQLRQRDRAQKALFLELVPAYNRLLEKAELLAWISEKLQPEPNDVTPTTLQGPWEEDSGPDSDEIPSPTTLRVKWQEEEEGLRRVCGEMSYQVVEKSAALGALESTLEERQSRLAALEAHVAELQEARARHARQVDAQRELNAAQRVAYEALRAHARLQEAALRRLEEEARDLLERLVQRKARAAAERNLRLERHEKAKQAQVSLELKKAAKRTVSISESPNTVSQWIREEAETLAPTAEPLTLKSEAGDKWKRPFRSASATSLTLSRCVDVVKELLDFKKRRGHSVGGAPEQRYQSIPVCVAARPPTQVQDVLDAHLSEVNAVCFGPSSSLLATGGADRLIQLWNVVGGRLEANQTLEGAGGSITSVDFDPSGSQVLAATYNQAAQIWKVGEIRSKETLSGHTDKVTAAKFKLTRHQAVTGSRDRTVKEWDLGRAYCSRTINVLSYCNDVVCGDHVIISGHYDQKIRFWDSRVPCCTQVIPVQGRVTSLNLSYDQLHLLSCSRDDTLKVIDLRVSNIRQVFRADGFRCGSDWTKAVFSPDRSYALAGSWDGALYIWDVDTGKLEGSLRGPHCTAINAVAWCASGSHVVSVDQARKVVLWR, from the exons ATGGCGGGGTCTGGGCCCCTCGGCGTGCCGACCGCCCGCTGGAAACGCCACATAGTGCGGCAACTTCGGCAGCGGGACCGCGCGCAGAAGGCCCTCTTCCTGGAGCTGGTGCCGGCCT ATAACCGTCTCCTAGAGAAGGCTGAGTTGCTGGCCTGGATCTCAGAGAAGCTGCAGCCAGAGCCAAATGATGTCACTCCCACTACCCTGCAGGGCCCCTG GGAGGAGGACTCGGGGCCTGACTCAGATGAAATCCCATCACCAACCACTCTGAGGGTGAAGtggcaagaggaggaggaggggctccGGCGGGTCTGTGGTGAG ATGTCCTACCAGGTGGTGGAGAAGAGCGCTGCCCTGGGCGCCCTGGAGTCGACGCTGGAGGAGCGGCAAAGCAG GCTGGCGGCTCTGGAGGCGCACGTGGCGGAGCTGCAGGAGGCGCGGGCGCGGCACGCGCGGCAAGTGGACGCACAGCGGGAGCTGAACGCAGCGCAGCGGGTAGCCTACGAGGCGCTGCGCGCGCACGCCAGGCTCCAGGAGGCGGCCCTGCGCAGGCTGGAGGAGGAGGCGCGGGACCTGCTCGAGCGGCTAGTGCAGCGCAAGGCGCGCGCCGCCGCGGAGCGCAACCTGCGCCTTGAGCGCCACGAGAA GGCAAAGCAGGCGCAGGTGTCCTTGGAGCTGAAGAAGGCTGCCAAGCGGACAGTCAGCATCAGCGA GAGCCCAAACACTGTAAGCCAGTGGATCAGAGAGGAGGCTGAGACTCTGGCCCCGACTGCTGAGCCCCTAACCCTGAAGAGTGAGGCTGGTGACAAGTGGAAGAGACCCTTCAG ATCTGCCTCTGCCACCTCCCTGACACTCTCCCGCTGTGTGGATGTGGTGAAGGAGCTTCTGGA TTTCAAGAAGAGGAGAGGCCACTCGGTTGGGGGAGCTCCTGAGCAGCGATACCAGAGCatccctgtgtgtgtggctgccCGGCCTCCTACCCAAGTGCAGGATGTGCTG GATGCCCACCTCTCCGAGGTCAATGCTGTTTGTTTTGGTCCCAGCAGCAGCCTCCTGGCCACCGGAGGGGCTGACCGCCTCATCCAGCTCTGGAATGTTGTGGGAG GTCGTCTGGAGGCCAACCAAACCCTTGAAGGAGCTGGTGGCAGCATCACCAGTGTGGACTTCGACCCTTCG GGCTCACAGGTATTAGCAGCTACTTACAATCAGGCCGCCCAgatctggaaggtgggggagatACGGTCCAAG gagacaCTGTCTGGACACACAGACAAGGTGACGGCTGCCAAATTCAAGCTAACGAGGCATCAGGCGGTGACTGGGAGCCGAGACCGGACGGTGAAGGAGTGGGACCTCGGTCGTGCCTACT GCTCCAGGACCATCAATGTCCTTTCCTACTGTAATGATGTGGTGTGTGGGGACCATGTCATCATTAGTGGCCACTATGACCAGAAGATCCGGTTCTGGGACAGCAG GGTCCCCTGCTGCACCCAGGTCATCCCTGTGCAGGGCCGGGTCACCTCCCTGAACCTCAGCTATGACCAGCTGCATCTGCTCAGCTGTTCCCGAGATGACACGCTCAAGGTCATTGACCTTCGTGTCAGCAATATCCGCCAGGTGTTCAG GGCTGATGGCTTCAGGTGCGGTTCTGATTGGACCAAAGCTGTGTTCAG CCCGGACAGAAGCTATGCGCTggcaggttcctgggatggagccctttaCATCTGGGATGTAGACACCGGCAAGCTGGAGGGTAGTCTGCGGGGACCCCACTG CACTGCTATCAACGCTGTGGCCTGGTGTGCCTCGGGGAGCCATGTGGTGAGCGTGGACCAGGCCAGGAAGGTCGTGCTCTGGCGCTAG